Proteins encoded within one genomic window of Ranitomeya variabilis isolate aRanVar5 chromosome 4, aRanVar5.hap1, whole genome shotgun sequence:
- the LOC143768597 gene encoding uroplakin-2-like, protein MRPVSWRSLLNVLFLMRCVVSQQTALLLDKFEISLFSEDLILSSVIWLMPPYCLYETWIHQAFDVSVAPRSTSMIEVEVQILGNNETYVVPDRFALPQCVSMFGEPSPLDLYVFQVGPDISNQNADQVIRILPGTTYLIRFMLYSTDKQIAYTNWSQPFMTRDLPPNPREMRFVFEGRSGGMVVITVLISISMFMLLVGLAVTFATHK, encoded by the exons ATGAGACCCGTATCATGGAGGAGTTTACTCAACGTCTTATTTCTTATGAGATGCGTTGTCAGTCAGCAGACGGCTTTACTTCTGGACA AATTTGAAATTTCACTCTTTTCTGAAGATCTAATTCTATCATCTGTCATCTGGTTGATGCCACCTTACTGCTTGTATGAAACATGGATTCACCAGGCATTTGATGTATCTGTGGCTCCAAGAAGTACTTCCATGATAGAGGTGGAGGTCCAGATCCTTG gAAACAATGAAACGTATGTTGTCCCGGACAGATTTGCTTTACCGCAGTGCGTATCCATGTTTGGAGAACCTTCGCCATTGGATCTTTATGTGTTTCAAGTTGGACCGGACATTAGTAATCAGAATGCCGACCAAGTGATCCGAATTCTTCCAGGGACGACGTATTT GATCCGTTTTATGTTGTATAGCACTGATAAGCAGATCGCTTACACAAATTGGTCCCAGCCCTTCATGACACGAG ATCTGCCTCCGAACCCAAGAGAGATGCGCTTTGTTTTTGAGGGACGCTCTGGAGGAATGGTGGTCATCACGGTGCTGATCAGCATCTCCATGTTCATGCTGTTGGTTGGCCTTGCGGTGACTTTCGCAACACATAAATAG